One stretch of Candidatus Poribacteria bacterium DNA includes these proteins:
- a CDS encoding glycosyltransferase family 4 protein, whose amino-acid sequence MKVPLLKLSMCMKIASLYPLIRGYAEADWDFIRALLCSSRKINNFHVFLPLDCQPPKSFPNISGVSIHSVIELAEFFQENSIDVWHDFGYSDVSHLTHLRGLSGQIFPITIQVQPWRLALDPLKISKGLTEYDALLCSKPSICRIVHQSAQSFPSSNFIPEIFTIPSGVNTSTEIISDKQDARYLLDLPGQDLIILCLTDFSVYEGGDLFPLFHAFQVVAEKHGDVRLIISGFDEYGYADKFQNFLDNSHLGRQIILMPNASKSAQSLLLSAADIFISPSDTIHRDNQIQVLRAMGNNLPVIVTDDDDGGVIAHGKNGLKLRRICQPSSYDALNNYMPLVSEDVKPLILSQGIVVDTQQIIEFLTLLIEDRELRQTLGKTARHYVVANHGWETMVNRYISLWQTLRERVPSDLQHTKSSEIQGDILFRDANTRDFSFFSFMSADLEEDTSLQLTSVGKTLLETQHLISYDVMKDIIYPPVVFKILNLARAVTTGAEIINSLLLLTDGDDTDNLVPNITYHIMWCVKQGFISLSKNGQSL is encoded by the coding sequence ATGAAAGTTCCTCTATTAAAGTTGAGTATGTGCATGAAGATTGCGAGTTTGTATCCATTGATACGCGGGTACGCGGAAGCAGATTGGGATTTTATACGTGCTTTATTGTGTTCCTCGAGGAAAATCAACAATTTCCATGTGTTTCTACCGCTTGATTGCCAACCACCAAAATCGTTTCCTAATATTTCAGGTGTATCCATCCATAGTGTCATAGAATTGGCAGAATTCTTTCAAGAGAATTCCATTGATGTTTGGCATGACTTTGGGTATAGCGATGTTTCCCATCTAACGCATCTCCGCGGGTTAAGTGGTCAGATTTTTCCAATTACGATACAGGTTCAGCCGTGGCGTTTGGCATTAGATCCCCTGAAAATAAGTAAAGGGCTAACTGAATATGATGCCCTTTTATGTTCAAAACCTTCGATTTGCAGAATTGTTCATCAGTCCGCCCAAAGTTTCCCGAGTTCAAACTTCATCCCTGAAATCTTTACAATTCCATCCGGGGTAAACACTTCAACAGAGATCATCTCTGATAAACAAGATGCACGATACCTTCTTGATCTTCCAGGACAAGACTTAATCATCTTATGTTTGACAGATTTCTCTGTTTATGAGGGTGGGGACCTATTTCCGCTGTTTCATGCGTTTCAAGTTGTTGCTGAAAAACATGGGGATGTTCGGCTGATTATAAGCGGCTTTGATGAATATGGATATGCCGACAAGTTTCAGAATTTTCTTGACAATTCGCATTTAGGTAGACAGATTATATTGATGCCAAATGCAAGTAAATCCGCGCAATCGCTCCTACTTTCGGCTGCAGATATATTTATTTCCCCTTCTGATACAATTCATCGGGATAACCAAATTCAAGTCCTCAGAGCAATGGGAAATAACCTTCCTGTCATCGTAACTGACGATGACGATGGAGGGGTAATAGCACACGGTAAAAATGGTTTAAAACTAAGGCGAATATGTCAACCTTCCAGTTATGACGCGTTAAACAACTATATGCCTCTCGTATCCGAGGATGTTAAACCTTTGATTCTATCACAAGGTATCGTCGTTGATACCCAACAAATCATAGAATTCTTGACACTGCTGATTGAAGATCGCGAATTGCGTCAGACCCTTGGAAAAACCGCGCGTCACTATGTGGTGGCAAATCATGGATGGGAAACAATGGTCAACAGGTATATTAGTCTGTGGCAGACGTTGCGTGAAAGGGTGCCATCGGACTTGCAGCACACAAAGTCATCAGAGATTCAGGGGGATATCCTATTCCGCGATGCTAACACCAGAGATTTCTCTTTTTTCTCATTCATGTCTGCGGACCTTGAAGAGGATACCTCTTTACAACTTACTTCTGTCGGTAAAACACTCTTGGAGACACAACATCTTATTAGTTACGATGTGATGAAGGATATAATTTATCCTCCTGTCGTTTTTAAGATTCTGAATTTGGCAAGGGCTGTGACCACCGGAGCAGAGATTATCAATTCACTGCTCTTGTTAACGGATGGCGACGATACCGATAATTTAGTACCAAATATCACCTATCACATCATGTGGTGTGTAAAGCAAGGGTTTATTTCACTCAGCAAGAACGGACAATCATTATGA
- a CDS encoding PqqD family protein produces the protein MFFSRLGQLSIPEHVHFVVFDEKDGFPASATLLNYESGEFYTLDGVGLDFWYLIQDKRSLEEIVAALMSIYEITAETLWRDIETLVESLLEKGILTRLDARK, from the coding sequence ATGTTTTTTTCAAGATTGGGTCAACTTTCAATCCCCGAACATGTGCATTTCGTAGTCTTTGATGAGAAGGATGGCTTTCCTGCATCAGCGACCCTCTTAAATTATGAGAGTGGAGAGTTCTACACTTTAGATGGTGTCGGTCTTGATTTCTGGTATCTTATTCAAGATAAACGGAGTCTTGAGGAAATTGTGGCGGCGCTAATGTCAATATATGAGATTACCGCAGAGACCCTCTGGAGAGATATTGAGACGTTAGTTGAATCTCTGCTTGAAAAAGGGATCCTCACACGTTTAGATGCCAGAAAATAA
- a CDS encoding ABC transporter ATP-binding protein, with product MAASKQKQDFGGGRIALRLLGYLKPYLGLALLCVLLNAVYRALHLVTPWVEGQLFDRVFGEKDADFLPILVGFWMALAVAIYFSNCGLAYFVTLVTGQTRRDLQLQVYEHLRFLPCRFYDNHTTGQIMAYVNSDTPTAAEGILAIGWIIVAGLEFVITLGVVFWVNPWLGLFSIPFALAVVYLPVIFRSPVQNASKRVLRERESISTRLQEGIAGSREIKSLCHEMRDMGLIQHSIETLVRAEVYQRLVAALTALGPLASWLGTPLFFLIGGKMVLAGDISLGFLWMANRYLNLLTFPLYQAQQEYQNFLRAGEGAKRVFTFLEENQTESTEGIEAVELEGKVRFESVYFRYSENEEVLQDVTFGIQPGQLVAVVGPSGAGKSTILNLIPRFYEPTQGRIFVDAHDITTLHLSTLRSQIGTVFQAPYLFSGSIEENIRMGARHPETVTAEDIIDAAIAANAHEFITQLEKGYATEIGERGIKLSGGEQQRIAIARVLIRNPKLLLLDEATSSLDSETEKVVMEALERLMKGRTSFVIAHRLSTVLNADVILALENGKIVETGTHQELLAQRGLYERLYRLQFEETSGDRK from the coding sequence TTGGCAGCGTCAAAACAGAAACAAGATTTTGGAGGCGGCAGGATCGCCCTCCGCTTGTTAGGATATCTCAAACCGTATTTGGGCTTAGCCCTGCTATGTGTGCTCCTCAATGCTGTTTACCGGGCACTCCATCTGGTAACTCCGTGGGTAGAAGGTCAACTTTTCGATCGTGTATTTGGTGAAAAGGATGCCGATTTTCTACCCATTCTTGTAGGCTTCTGGATGGCCCTTGCAGTCGCCATCTATTTCTCGAATTGTGGATTGGCGTATTTTGTGACTCTGGTCACAGGTCAAACTCGCCGTGATCTGCAACTGCAGGTTTATGAACACCTGCGATTCCTGCCGTGCCGTTTCTACGATAATCACACGACAGGGCAGATCATGGCTTATGTCAATTCCGATACGCCTACCGCCGCAGAAGGGATTTTAGCGATCGGTTGGATTATCGTTGCAGGTCTTGAATTTGTCATTACCTTGGGCGTGGTGTTCTGGGTGAACCCTTGGTTGGGGTTATTCAGTATTCCCTTTGCTCTCGCGGTGGTTTACCTTCCAGTTATTTTCCGATCCCCTGTGCAGAACGCTTCAAAGCGAGTCTTACGGGAACGAGAAAGTATTTCGACACGACTTCAAGAAGGGATCGCGGGGTCCCGCGAAATAAAATCGCTCTGTCATGAGATGCGAGACATGGGGCTCATCCAGCATTCAATAGAAACCCTCGTTCGTGCAGAGGTCTATCAAAGGTTAGTCGCTGCACTGACAGCACTCGGACCCCTTGCATCTTGGTTGGGAACTCCGCTTTTTTTTCTCATCGGTGGAAAAATGGTCCTTGCTGGAGATATTAGCCTCGGTTTTTTGTGGATGGCGAACCGTTATTTGAACCTACTCACCTTTCCGCTCTATCAAGCTCAGCAGGAATATCAAAATTTCCTCAGAGCTGGGGAAGGTGCAAAGCGGGTGTTCACTTTCCTTGAGGAAAATCAAACCGAATCGACTGAGGGGATCGAGGCTGTAGAATTGGAGGGAAAGGTCCGATTTGAATCCGTTTACTTCCGTTATAGTGAGAACGAGGAAGTCCTACAGGATGTCACCTTTGGGATCCAACCGGGTCAACTTGTAGCAGTTGTAGGCCCAAGCGGGGCAGGAAAAAGCACGATCCTCAATCTCATTCCGCGTTTCTACGAACCTACCCAAGGACGAATATTTGTTGATGCACATGACATAACGACACTCCATCTAAGTACCTTACGATCTCAGATCGGCACAGTGTTTCAAGCCCCTTATCTCTTTTCGGGTTCAATTGAGGAAAATATCCGAATGGGTGCTCGACACCCTGAGACAGTGACAGCAGAGGACATCATTGATGCGGCTATCGCCGCGAATGCCCATGAGTTTATCACGCAACTTGAAAAGGGTTACGCCACAGAGATAGGCGAGCGGGGCATCAAACTCTCTGGAGGCGAACAGCAACGGATTGCCATTGCTCGTGTGCTAATTCGGAATCCTAAACTGCTCTTGTTAGATGAAGCCACTTCCTCACTGGACTCAGAGACAGAGAAGGTCGTTATGGAAGCGTTGGAACGACTGATGAAGGGAAGGACTTCCTTTGTGATTGCTCACCGGTTGTCTACTGTGTTGAATGCGGATGTAATACTTGCCTTGGAAAACGGCAAAATTGTAGAAACAGGCACGCATCAGGAGCTCCTTGCACAAAGAGGGTTATATGAGCGTTTGTATCGCTTGCAATTTGAGGAGACCTCTGGTGATAGAAAATAG